Proteins encoded by one window of Thunnus thynnus chromosome 3, fThuThy2.1, whole genome shotgun sequence:
- the sp2 gene encoding transcription factor Sp2 isoform X2 yields MSEQQDSMATTVAVSPSEYLQPSTASTQETQPSPLALLAATCSKIGPPAAQAPVTSPPAQPQPRRLLPIKPAPIAPAPPKNLGFLSAKGNVIQLPAGLGSSAPGSPIVLTIQQSPARTNTAAPANIQYQVMPQIQGAQTIQMMPQGGQIQLIPGTNQAIITTPMTVPAPAAAATPVTPQKTVAIKPSPKLRKSNNTAANMVQLPSGLTLPLNVATGEVGGTQIVTETAAAPPTTGKGRRGRKKKVVLAAQPPPPPPAQAASPPPEQMETILIEAGDNIIQAGNNLLIVQSPGQPAVVQQVQLVQPKHDSQVVQIPQQALKVVQAASATLPQVPQRQSVPSSLQVAAAEPTPTQILFKTASGEWQSVQIQDTVSTTTTPTTSVATTTTSSPAGTKRTLAGGRKERTLAKIAPAGGIIALNTSQLSSAAQAVQTISINGVQVQGVPVTITNAGGQQHLTVQTMQGGGLQLAAAQGQSAIQVDQTLTLELPSQPGEKKRRMACTCPNCKDADKRPGEVGKRKHICHVPGCEKTFRKTSLLRAHVRLHTGERPFVCNWVFCGKRFTRSDELQRHARTHTGDKRFECSQCQKRFMRSDHLTKHYKTHINTKNL; encoded by the exons ATGAGCG AACAACAGGACAGTATGGCCACCACTGTTGCTGTCAGTCCCAGCGAATACCTTCAGCCTTCCACCGCTTCCACACAA GAGACCCAGCCCTCTCCTCTGGCCCTCCTGGCTGCCACTTGTAGTAAGATCGGCCCTCCCGCTGCTCAGGCTCCTGTCACCTCTCCTCCAGCTCAGCCGCAGCCTCGCAGGCTCCTCCCCATAAAGCCGGCTCCAATCGCCCCAGCTCCGCCCAAAAACCTGGGCTTCTTGTCAGCCAAGGGCAATGTGATCCAGCTCCCCGCCGGTCTGGGCTCCTCGGCCCCCGGCAGCCCCATCGTGCTCACTATCCAGCAGAGCCCGGCTCGTACCAACACCGCCGCCCCCGCCAACATCCAGTACCAGGTGATGCCGCAAATCCAGGGCGCCCAGACCATCCAGATGATGCCACAGGGGGGCCAGATCCAGCTCATACCAGGCACCAACCAGGCCATCATCACCACTCCCATGACGGTGCCGGCGCCAGCGGCAGCCGCCACCCCGGTCACGCCGCAGAAGACTGTAGCCATCAAGCCCTCGCCCAAGTTGCGAAAGTCAAACAACACCGCCGCAAACATGGTGCAGCTCCCCAGCGGGCTCACGCTGCCGCTCAACGTGGCTACCGGAGAGGTGGGCGGGACTCAAATCGTCACGGAGACGGCAGCGGCCCCTCCCACTACAGGAAAGGGACGAcgagggaggaagaagaaagtgGTTCTGGCTGCTCagcctccgcctcctcctcctgcacagGCTGCCTCCCCTCCCCCAGAGCAGATGGAGACCATCCTGATAGAAGCTGGTGACAACATCATTCAG GCAGGAAACAACCTGCTGATTGTGCAGAGTCCCGGGCAGCCAGCTGTGGTGCAGCAGGTCCAGCTGGTCCAACCCAAACATGACTCTCAGGTGGTTCAGATCCCCCAGCAGGCCCTGAAGGTGGTGCAGGCCGCCTCCGCCACGTTGCCGCAGGTCCCACAGAGACAGTCGGTCCCCTCGAGCCTGCAGGTCGCCGCCGCAGAGCCGACACCTACGCAG atCCTCTTCAAAACAGCATCGGGTGAGTGGCAGTCTGTCCAGATCCAGGATACAGTGTCCACAACAACGACCCCCACCACTTCTgtcgccaccaccaccacctcgtCACCTGCCGGCACCAAGAGGACACTGGCCGGGGGGAGGAAGGAGCGGACTCTGGCTAAAATTGCCCCGGCGGGGGGAATCATCGCGTTGAATACGTCACAGCTCTCCTCAGCAGCCCAGGCGGTGCAGACCATCAGCATCAACGGGGTCCAAGTTCAGGGAGTTCCTGTCACCATCACAAACGCCGGAG gcCAGCAGCACCTGACGGTGCAGACGATGCAGGGCGGAGGGCTCCAGCTGGCAGCGGCGCAGGGCCAGTCGGCCATCCAGGTAGATCAGACCCTCACCCTGGAGCTTCCCAGCCAGCCGGGAGAGAAGAAGCGACGCATGGCCTGCACCTGCCCCAACTGTAAAGACGCAGACAAAAG GCCCGGGGAGGTGGGGAAGAGGAAGCACATCTGCCACGTCCCCGGCTGTGAGAAGACGTTCAGGAAAACGTCGCTGCTCAGAGCTCACGTCCGGCTGCACACCGGCGAGAGGCCCTTCGTCTGCAACTGGGTTTTCTGCGGGAAACGTTTCACACGCAGCGACGAGCTGCAGCGGCACGCCAGGACACACACAG GAGACAAGCGCTTCGAGTGCAGCCAGTGTCAGAAACGCTTCATGAGGAGTGACCACCTGACGAAGCATTACAAGACTCACATAAACACCAAGAACCTGTGA
- the sp2 gene encoding transcription factor Sp2 isoform X1, whose product MFLSHISDSCRLLHENELETWKEQQDSMATTVAVSPSEYLQPSTASTQETQPSPLALLAATCSKIGPPAAQAPVTSPPAQPQPRRLLPIKPAPIAPAPPKNLGFLSAKGNVIQLPAGLGSSAPGSPIVLTIQQSPARTNTAAPANIQYQVMPQIQGAQTIQMMPQGGQIQLIPGTNQAIITTPMTVPAPAAAATPVTPQKTVAIKPSPKLRKSNNTAANMVQLPSGLTLPLNVATGEVGGTQIVTETAAAPPTTGKGRRGRKKKVVLAAQPPPPPPAQAASPPPEQMETILIEAGDNIIQAGNNLLIVQSPGQPAVVQQVQLVQPKHDSQVVQIPQQALKVVQAASATLPQVPQRQSVPSSLQVAAAEPTPTQILFKTASGEWQSVQIQDTVSTTTTPTTSVATTTTSSPAGTKRTLAGGRKERTLAKIAPAGGIIALNTSQLSSAAQAVQTISINGVQVQGVPVTITNAGGQQHLTVQTMQGGGLQLAAAQGQSAIQVDQTLTLELPSQPGEKKRRMACTCPNCKDADKRPGEVGKRKHICHVPGCEKTFRKTSLLRAHVRLHTGERPFVCNWVFCGKRFTRSDELQRHARTHTGDKRFECSQCQKRFMRSDHLTKHYKTHINTKNL is encoded by the exons atgtttctttctcacATTTCGGACAGCTGTAGGTTGCTGCATGAGAATGAACTTGAGACTTGGAAAG AACAACAGGACAGTATGGCCACCACTGTTGCTGTCAGTCCCAGCGAATACCTTCAGCCTTCCACCGCTTCCACACAA GAGACCCAGCCCTCTCCTCTGGCCCTCCTGGCTGCCACTTGTAGTAAGATCGGCCCTCCCGCTGCTCAGGCTCCTGTCACCTCTCCTCCAGCTCAGCCGCAGCCTCGCAGGCTCCTCCCCATAAAGCCGGCTCCAATCGCCCCAGCTCCGCCCAAAAACCTGGGCTTCTTGTCAGCCAAGGGCAATGTGATCCAGCTCCCCGCCGGTCTGGGCTCCTCGGCCCCCGGCAGCCCCATCGTGCTCACTATCCAGCAGAGCCCGGCTCGTACCAACACCGCCGCCCCCGCCAACATCCAGTACCAGGTGATGCCGCAAATCCAGGGCGCCCAGACCATCCAGATGATGCCACAGGGGGGCCAGATCCAGCTCATACCAGGCACCAACCAGGCCATCATCACCACTCCCATGACGGTGCCGGCGCCAGCGGCAGCCGCCACCCCGGTCACGCCGCAGAAGACTGTAGCCATCAAGCCCTCGCCCAAGTTGCGAAAGTCAAACAACACCGCCGCAAACATGGTGCAGCTCCCCAGCGGGCTCACGCTGCCGCTCAACGTGGCTACCGGAGAGGTGGGCGGGACTCAAATCGTCACGGAGACGGCAGCGGCCCCTCCCACTACAGGAAAGGGACGAcgagggaggaagaagaaagtgGTTCTGGCTGCTCagcctccgcctcctcctcctgcacagGCTGCCTCCCCTCCCCCAGAGCAGATGGAGACCATCCTGATAGAAGCTGGTGACAACATCATTCAG GCAGGAAACAACCTGCTGATTGTGCAGAGTCCCGGGCAGCCAGCTGTGGTGCAGCAGGTCCAGCTGGTCCAACCCAAACATGACTCTCAGGTGGTTCAGATCCCCCAGCAGGCCCTGAAGGTGGTGCAGGCCGCCTCCGCCACGTTGCCGCAGGTCCCACAGAGACAGTCGGTCCCCTCGAGCCTGCAGGTCGCCGCCGCAGAGCCGACACCTACGCAG atCCTCTTCAAAACAGCATCGGGTGAGTGGCAGTCTGTCCAGATCCAGGATACAGTGTCCACAACAACGACCCCCACCACTTCTgtcgccaccaccaccacctcgtCACCTGCCGGCACCAAGAGGACACTGGCCGGGGGGAGGAAGGAGCGGACTCTGGCTAAAATTGCCCCGGCGGGGGGAATCATCGCGTTGAATACGTCACAGCTCTCCTCAGCAGCCCAGGCGGTGCAGACCATCAGCATCAACGGGGTCCAAGTTCAGGGAGTTCCTGTCACCATCACAAACGCCGGAG gcCAGCAGCACCTGACGGTGCAGACGATGCAGGGCGGAGGGCTCCAGCTGGCAGCGGCGCAGGGCCAGTCGGCCATCCAGGTAGATCAGACCCTCACCCTGGAGCTTCCCAGCCAGCCGGGAGAGAAGAAGCGACGCATGGCCTGCACCTGCCCCAACTGTAAAGACGCAGACAAAAG GCCCGGGGAGGTGGGGAAGAGGAAGCACATCTGCCACGTCCCCGGCTGTGAGAAGACGTTCAGGAAAACGTCGCTGCTCAGAGCTCACGTCCGGCTGCACACCGGCGAGAGGCCCTTCGTCTGCAACTGGGTTTTCTGCGGGAAACGTTTCACACGCAGCGACGAGCTGCAGCGGCACGCCAGGACACACACAG GAGACAAGCGCTTCGAGTGCAGCCAGTGTCAGAAACGCTTCATGAGGAGTGACCACCTGACGAAGCATTACAAGACTCACATAAACACCAAGAACCTGTGA